A region of the Epinephelus fuscoguttatus linkage group LG22, E.fuscoguttatus.final_Chr_v1 genome:
TGTCTTTCCTGGGAGCCACAGTTCCTCCAGCAGCTGGAAGAGCAGAGTGATGATACTTCTGAGCAGGTGTAATAAAATATCCATTCACACTCTTCCTGTCAAACACTCTCCATGAGGTTGAGCTTGATGTCTTTCATTGAAATTCTTTCTCTGGAATGCAACTGTTAGTCTCACCTTTCCCATTCTTGTTTTATGCAGATTATACTTGATATTTTAGCCTCCTGAAATCCCCTTTCAAGTCTTGAAATTACTGTAAGCCCCAAAGCTGTCCTCACACATTGCTTTCAGATTCATTCAGGTTATGAAATTTGATGGTGCAGGCTTGAGGAAAACCCAGACTGCAGTAAGCGACATCCTCTTTTCTGCTGTGAGCAGTAATCCCTCTGTGTGGTCTCACAGGCTGCAGGGCCAACAGCAGCGATTAATCAAACCACTAGTgtgcatttaaacaaaaaacactacTAATGTCTGTTTTGGAGATGCAGAGATGTAATATAATGCAGCATAAAGCGCACAAAGACTTCTTGTGTGAGCTCTGTGGAAGTAATTAACCCCGTTTGTTTCTTCAGGCTTTTACAGAACTGCTGAATAAAGCATTCATCACAAGGCACAGATATGCTGTCAGTGCAGCTTTAGTTTATATTGTAAGAAGGGATTTTCTGTTTGTGATTGACCTGATGAAGGACGTGTGCTCAAGTGTTGAACTGGAACTATTTAGAGCCAGGAAAAAGCAGTTCCAGGATATTTGGTTCATGCCAACCGGTTATAAACAAATAATACCCTGCACACAATAAGAGAATTCCCCTTTGAGTGTTAGGTTACTGTAATGGCAGCTCTCAGGCTACCTCCACCTGCATAATGCATGTTTATACCACTGGCTCTACCTGATGCAGATTAAGGACTGTAACGTGGTGGCCTCCAAGCTGATTCTGATCCTGGACGACCTGCTCTGGGTGCTGACCGACTCCCAGCTCAAAGCCATGGTGCAGTATGCCAAGTCTCTCAGCGAGGCCATGGAGAAGTCTGCCCAGCAGAGGAAGAGCATGGCCACAGAGGACCAGGTGCACACACAAGTGACTCCACATCTAGAGGACAAATTTCACATCATGtcactttctctccctctgtctctctttccctttTCACTTTTTCCAACattccccctccctctccctttccCTCTCCCGGTCCATGTCCTAATTCCACCCTCTGTGGATAAGCCATGTCATGGTCTGATAGTTTGTCCTTGTGTCCATGGAAATCATGTCTgcccctctgtgtgtctctcccCCTGATGCCATATGGCGTCTATCTGCCTACAccatctttgtctctctctgttgacGCCTCTCAGTCTGTCCTAGTTTTTGCTTCGTTGATGCAAACACTTACAAAATGTACATACATTAATCGCCCACACGAATTCACACCTATCCAGGTAGCACCACATGTACAGCAGTCAGTGTGGTTTCTATAGATTGGGCTAATGCGCCATCTGCTGGAAGATGAGAGTATTGCATGATTCAGCTGTGGATTAAACCAATGGGTGAAAAATTAACAcgaaaactaacaaaaaaaaattaacattaacCCAGCAACAAacttaaaaatacaaacaccACCATCTCAAACATCAACAAGTGCGTGTGCATCTGTGTTCAACAGGTGTCGTCAGCGCCGCCCTCGGCTCAACAGGTGCGCACCCAGCAGGCGTCCACAGCAGCTGACCAGAGTGCAACCATGGCGAAGCTGTTCAGCGCCTACGACGTATGTGAGACGTCCCACCACCTCCAGATCACACACCTGGACCTGCACATCTGTGATGACATCCATGCTAAGGACAAAGGTAGCATATGAACAGATGTAAACAATGTTATACCTCGAAAGCACACAGTTGTCTTTATCTTAACTAATTTTCTTTAGAGACTAGTTAAAAAACTGactatttgctttctttcctcTGTGCAGTGATCAATAAGAGGGTAACGGGTGGAGCCATGCAGCTCTCCTTCAGCTCCATCACTCTGGACTACTACCCTTTCCACAGAGCAGGTATGAATCCTGCAGTGACACCAATCCTACTTTACCATGAAGACACGTTTACATATTCACTACTTTGTGATTCTTCCCGCATCCTCACTATAAAACCACCGCAGTCCATCTGTGAGTTTTATTGCTGTTGTGTCCCATCAAACAGATTTAGAGCAGCAGCTTGTTTGGCATCTCATAACTCCCCCACTTCCTATTTTAATGAGCGTGGTCCTATTTTCATCTCTGGTGTCGTCTGTTCTCGGCTTCTGTCTCCCTTTATtcctttgtttttgctttttcccCCATATTGTTAAAATAATGCCCATTTGGGTGTCCCTTCATCTTCAACACCTGGTACTTGTGCCAGTTTTCTTAAGTAGTAGATAGACCAAGGCAGTGTACAAACACTGTAGTGAAGCCTCGCCTTTCTGTGGGTTTTTAAAGCAATTGCGTCAGTGGATAATTATGAAAGCGCAAATTCGCAATAGTTGCAACCACCTATGtgcatgcattcacacacacatacacacaaaacctCAGAGACACTTGTCACTAGTGCAATGAGGCCTCCCTACAACAACCGGTTCATGACTACTTAAAGGGTTTGTTGCAAAATGGTGTGTGTacgtctgtgtctgtctgtctgtccgtgtgTGTTTCGTCATGTTTCGTAAATCTGTTTAGAAGTTGTAGCCTCTTTACGCTGGCTCCCAGTACATTTTAGAATAGATGTTAGTGTCAGTGATGtcttttaagtcccttcttaaaacatacttttatcggagagcctttcctgattttacttgttCAAGTAGTTCATTtcaactgtcttttatttcctccatCTTTACACACTAAAGTGTTCTATCATTTCTTTTggagttgttgttttcatgtcttgtctgttttaattattgacaagtaaagcactttgtaactctgtttcgAAAAGCACCTTTTTGAATGCTAatacaccttcacacacacttgacctccATGCCAAATTTCAGCCTTCTAGGGCAAAAAGTGTGGCTGCCAAAGGGCCAACCGACAGAGTGGCTTACTGCATAGAGCTGCTGGTTACGGCTAAAAAACagttataataaataaacaaaaaacaagtatGTACATGGAAATTAAAAGACAGATGGAAATGGAGAAGAATTGCATGATGTTCCCGTCAAACAAATGATGGTCATACAACTTCCTGTACCAATTTTCTTCTTTGACCTCTCCAGGTGACAGTTGTGTCCACTGGATGCACTACAGCGAGGCCACCAAGACCAGAGAGGGCTGGGCACGAAATCTGCTCGACGAGTTCAAGTCCAACGTGGAGATGCTGAAGGGCGCAGTCCGAGACCAGCACGGTCCGCCCCCTGCACACAGCTCCCCACCACacggtaaacacacacacttagacacaTGTTAAATGCTGTTAAGTGTGATCATCTTGTTCAGGGTGTGCATTTTTATCGTATctcctgccacacacacacagcacatcaTCCCTGTGGGTTTTCTGTCCTCTAGTGTCCCTTAGGGACGATGTGTATGGGCCTCTAGGAAGTCAGGAGAGAACAGGAGGAGGAGTAGGGCTTAGGGAGGCAGATGGAGGACTCCTAGAGTGGagcccacacacacagcccacgGCCCAGTGCTGCTGGTGCCTAGAGCCAGGTACCAcggtgtgtgtgcgcacagctGGGTGCGGTGATACACACCTTTTTAAAAGGCTCAAGGATTTCTCATTGGAGAACTGAGTGGTCGCTCTGTTTGTCTCCCTCTTCGTCACTCTGTTTACATctttccccctctcctctctatCCTTCCGTCTATCTGTTGTCCTCTCCAGGTAAGATTAACACCTCTTCCAGCGCTTCCTTCAGTCCTCCTCCCCCTCAAAGCCCCAAGACGCAGCTCATGTCCAGCTCTGTTGTTCTCAGGATGGCTGACTTCAGCATCTACCAGgtcactggacacacacactctggctcACAAGTCTCCATGTATAGAATCACTCATCTTCACTGCTAACTGAGTAAtattctctgtcttttttatgtACTGCAGGTGTCAACAGCAGACCAGCGTCGCTCCAGCCCCAAGACCATGATCTCCTGCAATAAGAAGTCTTTGTACCTTCCCCCAGAGATGCCAGCTATTCATGTCGAGTTTACAGAGTACTACTTCCCCGATGGAAAAGACTACCCTAGTAAGATTTCTGTTTTAGCATCTCATTTTAGAAACATTAATCTTTATTAGTAGGTCATGAGCTGTTTTTATACACCAGGCGTTCTGTTCTGGCTGCGACTTATTTTTTTATCTCTCCTCCAGCCCATTTGTTCAGATGTGGGGAAGTCAATGAATGCTGTGCAGCTGAGAAGGCATTGATTTTCTGAATTACGCCCAGTGTTCTGAATGAGGAATCACCCAATTAATTCATGTTATGGATTTCTCACAAATTCACCCTACTAGTAAAACATTGAACGAACACAgaggtttttctgtttttggcaAGAAAGTGGAAATTGTTCTTTGTCATGTCTCCTCTCTTTGTGATTTCTCTGATGTGTCATTCCTCCCCGTTCTGTGCAGCCCACTAGACAAAAAACCCaccaacatctggcttttgtctttagtgggaaaggttacaatcatcatttatttgcaggacaaatgactctgtcAAGACCATTGATAATTTCTGTGACTCTTTGTCATCTCAGCCATGACATCTCGAACATTGTTTCAAATTAGGCGGCACAGAATTTGACAGAGAGATTGAATAAATACcagatataaaaaagaagtaaccactgtaacaccTTACCTTCCCCGCTTCCTCCCAATCTTCTAGTCCCATGTCCTAACCTGTATGCCCAGCTGAACGCCCTGCAGCTGGTTCTGGATCCTCGCAGCCTGGTGTGGATCAACCTTTTCGCCCTCGACCTCAGGCAGAGTCTGGAGCAGTTCATGGAGATCTACAAGCTCAGCGACTCGCAGAAACCCGAAGAGCATGTTGACATCAAGGTCGATGGCCTCATGCTCAAGGTAAggtggacactttttttttctttttttttcctttttttttgggtgAATTGTCCCTTAAAGTGTGGTACTTGTACTAAGTTTATGTCTTTGTCCTCTCCATTAGCTGGTGATTCCCACGGATCGGGACGCCTCCTGTCCCGCTGATCTGCCTCGCTCCATCTCAGTGCAGACCTCCGAAATGGTTGCCACAAACACCAGGCACCCAGCTAACTGCACCCGCTCCCACCTCGAAGCCGTGCTGCAGGCCTTTGAGGAGGAACCCTTCTTCTCCCCCCGTTTCTCCTCGTTCCCtcgctcctcctcctcattaCCCCTCCTCCATCCCGTCTTCCAGCGCCACGCTCACGAACAAGACACCAAGCTCCACGACATCTACAAGGGCCTGGTGGTGCCGACGTTGGGCACGGACGCCCTCAAGATGCCGGCCGCCACAGACTTTTGGGCATTACACTTTGCACAGTTCTGGGTGGACTATGAAGGCACCCGTGGAGGCAAAGGGCGGCCACAGCCCTTTGTGGACTCGTTCCCACTCACTGTGTGGGCATGTCAGCCCGCCAagattgtcctgcaccaggagaaGCTCAGAAGCGGTGCTGGATCAGGTTTGTCCAGGAGCACATCTGGAGAGGCTGTCGCACGTCTGCAGAGGAAACGATTATTAAAGGAGTTTTACAGTGCTGATGGCGTATCGACGTCAGCACACAATGCAACACTGCCTCCCAGTAACGGACTCCATAAACCCCTCTCATTGGACAGTCtgccttcctcctcctcgtctttgTCATCATCTAGTAAAGATGCAGATGTGCATGTACTGGTGCAAGTGCAGAAGCATTTAAGTGCTCAGGTAAGTTTTTCATTCTTACAGTTTTAATACTGCACATTATGTTGAGAGAAACTTAAACGGAGTACTTTAATCTTTATCTGGTGAATATATATCGGAACATGGAGATGGATTAATGTGGTTACACCCTATTAAAGGTGATGATTTGCAACTTTTacttgttttatattgttgttggAAAATTAACAGATGAATCAATGATGAAAATAGCAGGTATTTGCAGCATTAGTTGCCGTATTCTCTTCATTTGAATCTTGATCAATCACGAACAGGGCTGGGCAGTATATGAATATTGATATTTAGGACATGAGACcagatatcgtcttagattttggaaaTTATAATATCTGGTCTTAAGTAGTGGTTCCCGAATGGTAGGTCACAATCCAAAAGTGGGTCTCTGGTCCATACTGAATGCCCcccaagtgactcgcaaacatgtctAGTTTGTAAAAAGGACAATTtgtatttaagtacagtgaatttttgtcacagagattttattttgaagtgccattttctgttgtagagtgagtgactaacggacagctacctgacagagacagcaaactagctcagcTGCATGGCCagacacaagtatgatgctgaatgtattaatctgtgtggaccttgaactaatgactaaggagaaatttggctgggaaccactggtctaaagtGCATGGGGCAGGTGGATGTAGGGCGTGTCTAGATCCACTTTTGCCAGTTAAATGGCGCATAAAATCTTGACACTAAATAAGGCTCAAGGAGCAAAGGGATAAAATTCTGCTGCTTCTCGTGCGTTAATGCACACAGCAACTCTCTTAATGAGGAGTATATGTAGGTGCTTACTGTTTGAATAATGCGCCATTTAAGGCTAGGTATCTCTGCTCGATACTTTTAAAGTATGGACTGGATTAACCCAGTACTAAGTAGTACTGACACGTCTCCAGTCAAACGATACCTGCATTCAATCGTTTTTGCTCTGGGATCAATCCTGGACTGTCCTGGCTCTCTACCATATCAGCAGACTCTCTGAACGGTCAGTTTAAcgtctgcctggttagcatgagctaacacagcagcagcaggagctaACATCCAACGCTGAGCTATTCAGCGggcccaacaaactcacaccgacAAAGAAACTGCTTGACTGTCGTTATACCTGTTAACAACCGTTGCGTAACATTCGTCATgtaatgctaacagttagcctcaTTCATAGACATCCACAACTGTCCCCAGCGCAGAGCTCACACAtccgcagcagcagctacaacccatataatctgtggtgtggtgaagtcgagTGCAGTGTATATAATGGAGCTGGCAGTTCGACATGCCGAGATGCCACTaaaacatttgaaagtatgGCTGTATTACACACCAGTCCGTTCACATCATAGGTATCCAAGGAAGTTCTCTATCTGTGTCGGTATTACTTTAAGGATACTGGtatcatacattttttaaacgACACACTGCCTTAGCACCCTCTAAATGGCaagaaaacactgctgtgtctgacttcagACCAGATTCAGCAATTCATCACCACATGTTGTAATAACCactttggtctgtgtgtgtccaggtgaGCCACCGGCAGTTTGTGTTCCTCATGCATCTTCAGCGCAGCATCAAAGCCCTGCAGCAGACACTACAGCAGGATCTGGAGGAGATGGGCTCCAAGAAAGATCGCAAAGATCCCTCTCAGCTCTCCGCAGACCACCAGCCTTTCACTCTCTGCCTGGGCCTCCTTCTGAAAAGCGCAGAGGTGTCCCTGCTCCTGAAGCCCGTCCCCCAGCCTGAGGGCTCAAGATCTCCCCTGGGGTCCGAGCTTTCCCCCTCAGAGAGCCGAGGAACTCTGGAGCCCGGGAGCGATGCAGGAGAGGGGGTGGAGAAGGGGAGTGAAGGAGCTGGATCTGGGTCTGAAGGAGGAGCAGCCAAAGGGGCGTGCACTGTAGACCAGCTGTTATGTGGTGAAGGCTCAGAGGGCGGAGCCTCACACGGTCCCGCCCCTCTCGTCCCCAACTCTACTCCAACTCCACGTCCTGACTCAAATCACAAAGCCTCACTGGATGAGAGGACTTCAGCTAAGAACTCTGGGAGACGGAGTTCAGATGAAGGAGGCGAGGTGTTAGTGGATGGGTTGGCTGGAGGGGAGGATGTGGGAGCCGGACAAGACTCTCAGACCCAGATGGGTGACCCCCTGTCTGACTGGAGCGACAAAGACAAGGCTGCATCCGCCAAGATGCCTCAGTCAATATCCAGGTATTCAGCTTATCACACAAAAAGGATGTTAATTTATATCAGTGTCGACAGGACTGTACTGAATTAATATCACACGGTTATACAGAAGCCCAACAAGagatttagggtgctttcacacctgccctgtttgatttggtttgatcggactcaagtttgtttgcccccttagtgcagttcgtttgggcaggtgtgaacacagcaatcgccctcgggtgcacaccaaaacaaccagaccgagaccttcttgaagaggtggtctcagtctggttacaaacgaactctggtgcgattcgtttgtggtgagaacgtgttccaacctcgagctgaaccaactgcagtcacattccGAATttttttctagttggagccgcgcctcgttttcaaactgtatggtttgactaaaatgaacaatgacagcaatatagtccacgatgagcagcgctaaaatcaacctgcgtagttgtccctccattgtgacattagaaagtgtcacatttatcttgcaagtgtactcttcttcaccgttttgtttacttcctggatttttcccacatggaaattctgaccaatcaagagcagctttctcacacaaggcgtttgatctggtctgcttgtaaatgctgccgtgagaacacgaaccaactttattagtcattgattcggaccaaagcaagccaactctaggtctgaaagcacccatAGGCATTTAAGTTATATTTGCATAAACATGAAGTGTTATCACtctcaaaaatatatatttttttgctgtCAGCACCTTTCAGATGGTTAGTTTTCTactttaaaacaataaatcaattagTCCCTTGACAGAAAATCAGTCCACAACATTTGTATGCAAACTATTTACTGAATTCATCATCATTAATGCAGTGATTTGCAGTTTTCCTCTGTTTAAATGATTGTAAATTTAATCTCTGTTTAATTTCCTATTGACTGTTTCAGCCTTTGCTTTTTCTAAAATTTTCTaaattttcaattttttcaaatattttatttaaaccaTAATTAACAGATTAAACAATAAGTTGCAGCTCTTTAAAGATGACATGTCCTCCTAGTAAACATTTgtcccagtttttttttttataactgaaTGGGAATATTTCTCCTCTGTGCTTCACTATGGATGATTAATCTAATGACTGAGTCTTTTTCTCTCTaatttaatctgtctgttcctGAACACAAGAGCTGTGTGTCGAACTCCCTCATGAGTGTTTTCCAGTATGAATGTTCTGACTTTACACATGTCTCTGACATTATGAGTGTTGGTCGGCCTCAGGCTGATGtcttcttcctgtgtgtgttgtctcaTCTACCGTCTTCATATTTATCACTTTGTCATTTCTTTACTTccttttctacctcttgagcgtTGCTTTGACCcatgtgaggtgtgtgtgtgtgtgtgtgtgtgtgtgtgtgtgtgtgtgtgtgtgtcttctctcTACAAAGGAAAGGAAGTTTGTCTGTGGTTTCTGATCTCCTCAGCTCCTCAAACTCCAGCAGATCCACCTCCCTTTATTCCATGTCCAACATGTAAGGCACTGGATCTGTGACTAGCTGTAttaatgagtgtgtgtttatgaactctgtgtgtgtgtgtgtgtgtgtgtgtgtgtgtgagagagagagagtgtgagagtgtgagagtgtgtctgtgtttgtgatcCCTGGGTGATTGCCAATCAGTGCAAACGTGTGTATGTGAACCCCTTGTGGGCATGcatttgcatgtgtgcatgACACGCTGGTCCTCGAGTCGTCTGTGTGTTACGTGTTAAACgagtcctgtgttttttgtctACCTGTCGACTCGTGGTGGTGGTAGAGATGAAAGACGAAGCTCCTCGTTTGTGAtgactcttctttttttttgtctgccttGTGTTCTCAGTCTTTTGAGAGCCACTTTAATTTTATCTGTTGTGATTTTCCTGTAGATCGTTTCTTGCGTTCGGGAAGATAGCACACTACGTGACCTTAAACAACACCACACAAAGGAATCAAGACATATTTAATTCATGATTTGTCGAGTAAGCCCCGTCAGCTCTCTGAGAGCACAGCGGCCTCTGCTCAGTGTCGGCACAAGAACAAATCAAACATGATGAAATAAAAGCACTGGACctgctgtttctcctctgtctgGCCTCTTTAAACGTAACAATCAGTGTCACTGACAGCCAGTCATAAATCAGTCACTCAGAATCAATAGCATGCATGGACAGTGTCGCCCAATTTTATCACTGTACAAAAAGATATGATTGAAATGATCcgtctctcacacactctgtgccctgtgtgtgtgttgtagtggTCGTTTGATGCGGGACCGCTCCCAGTCCAGTTTCTCAGTGTCCTATAAGAACATGAAGAAGAGCCCGTCTCTGCAGTCGCTGGACAACATCTCCATAGACAGCTACCTGATGGAGGACGGAGACACGTACAGTCTGCTGGAGAGAGGTGGGGCAAATAAGTCATGCATTCTTACACAAATGTACAGCAAATAGACTTTTATTTATCCAAAGAAGAGTTACCTGaagtatactatgcaggattttcctataAAGCAACATATACACTCAAAAGtcatccctctcaatcatcacctATGACCCGGTAGAGATGTGTGGCTGtgcatttatctgcagagagaaaaaataatgtcaTATAATCTCATGAAATTTAAAATGTAGGATCACGAATCCCAAAGTTTCTTTCCCTATGCTAAGTTCTACTACTACTTTTAAACTGTACTGCATTTTTGAGATGGAGAAATGTTCGTGTTATACATTGTGAATGATTAAGGAAATGTTATTGTGGGAAATTTtatccatgaaaatgtgtgggaaccctgcttTAAGTGAGGTTGTTTATTGTCCAGCCCATGTGGACTTTTGGACACCAAAAAAACTCAATGCAGTAGGGCTGGACGATTAATCGAATTTTAATCATGATTTCGATTTTGGCTTCTCAtaatcataaaaacatcataatcGAAGAAAAACGATTAATGCGCTGCACGGCGCGGCATGCATGTAAGTTCCTGTGCTGGAAAAGCACCGTGAATGCACCTGTGTTACGTGCAGCAACAGCAAGCGTGTGACGTGTGGATCAATAATATGTGGAGCAAGCGATTGAGAACATGGCAGAAAGGCAGCCTTTGGTTGAGAAGAAAAGTAGGACAACTTCAGTCATCTGGAAACATTTTGGCTTCAAGTTGACGGATGTCGAGCAAAAGGAAATTgtttgcaaagtttgtcacgcTGTCGTGTCTGCCCCCCAAGGCAACACGACCAACTTATTATCGAGTTTATTAATCATGATTTCAATATCAATTAAAATAATCGTGATTGTTATTTTTGCCGTAATCGTCCAGCCCTACAATGCAGTGTCTCATAGTGATCATGGGTGCATTCTGaatcgcatactttttctttttacttttagtaggtactgcagctgccgtTTAAAAGAATGTACAGTTGCATGCAGTATGTGCACAAGCGGGACATACTACTTGCTTTAATATCCATTACTTTGGAGATAAACAAATGCCACTCACTGagtgtagattctaacatattataatagtgacagtgaaattacatgtCTCGttgttgtttgtgatatttatgattattttgttcacctaaacaatcaatattcctattattactattcgactggtcatcagttacttgaatgtgctgtcagccatcactgggacttctgacagctgtcaatcagctgttaAGTCACCATCCATTTGCAGCTCAGTTGATGTGACATATCGTCCCCTGCCCAGAGGATTATGGGTCGAATATTTAGAAAAGCATgctgtagtagaacatcctggtatttttggcacactgcatttgacataaTCTTTCTCTGgcatggtagtatgggtattggaatggTCAAATTAATCACTATAATTGGATGATTATTATAacccatttctttctttttctttatttctttttatttcccacatacaaggctgttgccgcagcgacCCGGGTTCGACTCTGGCCTGTGGCCCTTAGCTgcgtg
Encoded here:
- the uhrf1bp1l gene encoding UHRF1-binding protein 1-like isoform X3, with translation MAGLIKKQILKHLSRFAKNLSPDKINLSTLKGEGQLTNLELDEEVLQSLLDLPTWLAINRVECNKAAIRIPWTKLKTHPISLTLDKVVMEMSTCDEPRPPNGPSPIATASGQSEYGFAEKVVEGMSLSINSIVIRISAKAFNASFELSQLQVYSVNTSWSISDLRFTRIQDPQRGEILTFKEISWQMIRIEADAIQSAEHEMLSAPIRLITNQSKIRVTLKRRIKDCNVVASKLILILDDLLWVLTDSQLKAMVQYAKSLSEAMEKSAQQRKSMATEDQVSSAPPSAQQVRTQQASTAADQSATMAKLFSAYDVCETSHHLQITHLDLHICDDIHAKDKVINKRVTGGAMQLSFSSITLDYYPFHRAGDSCVHWMHYSEATKTREGWARNLLDEFKSNVEMLKGAVRDQHGPPPAHSSPPHGKINTSSSASFSPPPPQSPKTQLMSSSVVLRMADFSIYQVSTADQRRSSPKTMISCNKKSLYLPPEMPAIHVEFTEYYFPDGKDYPIPCPNLYAQLNALQLVLDPRSLVWINLFALDLRQSLEQFMEIYKLSDSQKPEEHVDIKVDGLMLKLVIPTDRDASCPADLPRSISVQTSEMVATNTRHPANCTRSHLEAVLQAFEEEPFFSPRFSSFPRSSSSLPLLHPVFQRHAHEQDTKLHDIYKGLVVPTLGTDALKMPAATDFWALHFAQFWVDYEGTRGGKGRPQPFVDSFPLTVWACQPAKIVLHQEKLRSGAGSGLSRSTSGEAVARLQRKRLLKEFYSADGVSTSAHNATLPPSNGLHKPLSLDSLPSSSSSLSSSSKDADVHVLVQVQKHLSAQVSHRQFVFLMHLQRSIKALQQTLQQDLEEMGSKKDRKDPSQLSADHQPFTLCLGLLLKSAEVSLLLKPVPQPEGSRSPLGSELSPSESRGTLEPGSDAGEGVEKGSEGAGSGSEGGAAKGACTVDQLLCGEGSEGGASHGPAPLVPNSTPTPRPDSNHKASLDERTSAKNSGRRSSDEGGEVLVDGLAGGEDVGAGQDSQTQMGDPLSDWSDKDKAASAKMPQSISSGRLMRDRSQSSFSVSYKNMKKSPSLQSLDNISIDSYLMEDGDTYSLLERDDVSISGFKDAISEQSATESATEAVTAQEQEGGASPDTVSATSQSIDDPTKDIVSVLVLKVQSVCVGMEVVGESAAVALEVGRVTPSQLGNVSLRQYLSNRSLGMVCSVPIPAQSSQAGGEINSAPVGCLHSPEVRARLESGPCAAAHSPLAERNGFLQLRLHGYQASFLMSTLRNLALFLEDDSAPQVLPMEISIRDTHVNLKDDGTRDNPSDSEPSPITLHVDSLVIHRRDDGAFSIGVDTAAETNPRKEGGLIDSALTPVAEVVGGVCGVPKATQTQAPPTSPPPSSREKMLMEENECLKLELSRAKMALAEAQMEKDSLLHRMKSLKVNTS
- the uhrf1bp1l gene encoding UHRF1-binding protein 1-like isoform X4 codes for the protein MAGLIKKQILKHLSRFAKNLSPDKINLSTLKGEGQLTNLELDEEVLQSLLDLPTWLAINRVECNKAAIRIPWTKLKTHPISLTLDKVVMEMSTCDEPRPPNGPSPIATASGQSEYGFAEKVVEGMSLSINSIVIRISAKAFNASFELSQLQVYSVNTSWSISDLRFTRIQDPQRGEILTFKEISWQMIRIEADAIQSAEHEMLSAPIRLITNQSKIRVTLKRRIKDCNVVASKLILILDDLLWVLTDSQLKAMVQYAKSLSEAMEKSAQQRKSMATEDQVSSAPPSAQQVRTQQASTAADQSATMAKLFSAYDVCETSHHLQITHLDLHICDDIHAKDKVINKRVTGGAMQLSFSSITLDYYPFHRAGDSCVHWMHYSEATKTREGWARNLLDEFKSNVEMLKGAVRDQHGPPPAHSSPPHGKINTSSSASFSPPPPQSPKTQLMSSSVVLRMADFSIYQVSTADQRRSSPKTMISCNKKSLYLPPEMPAIHVEFTEYYFPDGKDYPIPCPNLYAQLNALQLVLDPRSLVWINLFALDLRQSLEQFMEIYKLSDSQKPEEHVDIKVDGLMLKLVIPTDRDASCPADLPRSISVQTSEMVATNTRHPANCTRSHLEAVLQAFEEEPFFSPRFSSFPRSSSSLPLLHPVFQRHAHEQDTKLHDIYKGLVVPTLGTDALKMPAATDFWALHFAQFWVDYEGTRGGKGRPQPFVDSFPLTVWACQPAKIVLHQEKLRSGAGSGLSRSTSGEAVARLQRKRLLKEFYSADGVSTSAHNATLPPSNGLHKPLSLDSLPSSSSSLSSSSKDADVHVLVQVQKHLSAQVSHRQFVFLMHLQRSIKALQQTLQQDLEEMGSKKDRKDPSQLSADHQPFTLCLGLLLKSAEVSLLLKPVPQPEGSRSPLGSELSPSESRGTLEPGSDAGEGVEKGSEGAGSGSEGGAAKGACTVDQLLCGEGSEGGASHGPAPLVPNSTPTPRPDSNHKASLDERTSAKNSGRRSSDEGGEVLVDGLAGGEDVGAGQDSQTQMGDPLSDWSDKDKAASAKMPQSISSGRLMRDRSQSSFSVSYKNMKKSPSLQSLDNISIDSYLMEDGDTYSLLERDDVSISGFKDAISEQSATESATEAVTAQEQEGGASPDTVSATSQSIDDPTKDIVSVLVLKVQSVCVGMEVVGESAAVALEVGRVTPSQLGNVSLRQYLSNRSLAGGEINSAPVGCLHSPEVRARLESGPCAAAHSPLAERNGFLQLRLHGYQASFLMSTLRNLALFLEDDSAPQVLPMEISIRDTHVNLKDDGTRDNPSDSEPSPITLHVDSLVIHRRDDGAFSIGVDTAAETNPRKEGGLIDSALTPVAEVVGGVCGVPKATQTQAPPTSPPPSSREKMLMEENECLKLELSRAKMALAEAQMEKDSLLHRMKSLKVNTS